A single region of the Erythrobacter sp. genome encodes:
- a CDS encoding C39 family peptidase, which translates to MQADERNSARRRLATATSLVALALASACSTAPEGEAVPLWLGAVTTTGPTLAVSVTSWKEMKFENLVRQRTDFSCGAAALATIFNYAFGRETSEQQVLVNMLRVADPDVVRKKGFSLLDMKTYAQSVGYEAEGYRVDYATLEQLEVPTIVLLDIRGYKHFVVVRRTWPDRVAIGDPALGNLTMERAKFEEAWNGILFVVSGEGYLPDNILINPPEPLSAKRLLELTATMPGAEVAEFGFGPRITF; encoded by the coding sequence ATGCAAGCGGACGAGCGTAATTCTGCAAGACGGAGGCTGGCGACGGCGACGAGCCTTGTCGCGCTTGCGCTGGCCAGCGCCTGCAGCACGGCGCCCGAAGGCGAGGCGGTCCCGCTCTGGCTCGGCGCGGTGACGACCACCGGCCCGACGCTCGCGGTTTCCGTGACCAGCTGGAAAGAGATGAAGTTCGAGAACCTCGTTCGCCAGCGCACCGATTTCAGCTGCGGTGCGGCCGCGCTAGCCACGATCTTCAACTATGCCTTCGGACGCGAGACGAGCGAGCAGCAGGTGCTCGTCAATATGCTGCGGGTCGCCGACCCGGACGTGGTCCGCAAGAAGGGCTTTTCCCTCCTCGACATGAAGACCTACGCGCAGTCCGTCGGCTACGAGGCCGAGGGATACAGGGTCGATTACGCGACGCTCGAGCAGCTCGAGGTTCCCACCATCGTCCTGCTCGACATCCGCGGATACAAGCATTTCGTCGTCGTGCGCCGCACCTGGCCGGACCGGGTGGCGATCGGCGACCCCGCGCTCGGCAACCTGACCATGGAGCGCGCGAAGTTCGAGGAAGCCTGGAACGGCATCCTCTTCGTCGTCTCGGGCGAGGGCTACCTCCCCGACAACATCCTGATCAATCCGCCCGAGCCGCTTTCCGCCAAGCGACTTCTCGAACTCACCGCGACCATGCCCGGCGCGGAAGTCGCCGAGTTCGGCTTCGGGCCGCGGATCACGTTCTGA
- a CDS encoding helix-turn-helix transcriptional regulator — translation MFASNASEEAAARKPDWDTLLDCLVQLDGRIRLIVDRDGGIVARPRRAALPLGSLLGASHVTSTARCEKGARIAGPRALAERLLAVRGEETEVVLLGREDGGAPVVARACAIDERHVCILFIAPCDERPGRIDELGALFGLTACEAQVVLDLFHGRSPQAIADRRGNSIHTIRAHIRQCHQKIGAKTREEMLSRIAGICA, via the coding sequence ATGTTTGCCAGCAACGCGAGCGAGGAAGCGGCGGCTCGGAAGCCGGACTGGGATACCCTGCTCGATTGCCTCGTGCAGCTCGACGGGCGCATCCGGCTTATCGTCGATCGCGACGGCGGGATCGTCGCGCGGCCGCGCCGTGCCGCCCTGCCGCTCGGTTCCCTGCTGGGCGCGTCGCACGTCACCTCCACCGCGCGCTGCGAAAAGGGCGCGCGCATCGCAGGCCCGCGCGCGCTGGCCGAGCGCCTGCTCGCAGTCCGCGGGGAGGAAACCGAAGTCGTCCTGCTCGGCCGCGAAGACGGAGGTGCCCCCGTGGTCGCGCGCGCCTGCGCGATCGACGAGCGACACGTCTGCATCCTCTTCATCGCGCCCTGCGACGAGCGACCTGGACGAATCGACGAACTCGGCGCGCTGTTCGGTCTCACGGCGTGCGAAGCGCAGGTCGTGCTCGACCTTTTTCACGGACGCTCTCCGCAAGCGATCGCCGACAGGCGCGGAAACTCGATCCACACGATCCGGGCCCACATCAGGCAATGTCACCAGAAGATCGGTGCGAAAACCCGCGAAGAAATGCTGAGTCGAATTGCCGGGATCTGTGCCTGA
- a CDS encoding peptidoglycan-binding domain-containing protein produces the protein MKKVFAAMAALAFPALVSASVQDDGRQFAVEGVGMATCARFIEARASAPAEYQRMLGFIEGYLSAANLYEPDTFDLTPWHNAAALDLIVEHHCTQHPDDRLVGVTQRMVGGFRPFRIARFSQMLEVGDREHRTYVYEAILRRAQAALQLRGYYSGPEDGTYSPELREGFRKFQREVGLDETGVPDPATLWKLLNP, from the coding sequence ATGAAAAAGGTGTTCGCTGCGATGGCCGCCCTGGCCTTTCCCGCGCTGGTTTCGGCGAGCGTGCAGGACGACGGGCGGCAGTTCGCCGTCGAGGGCGTGGGCATGGCGACCTGCGCGCGCTTCATCGAAGCGCGCGCCTCCGCGCCGGCCGAATACCAGCGTATGCTCGGCTTCATCGAAGGCTACCTGAGCGCCGCGAACCTCTACGAGCCCGATACCTTCGATCTCACCCCGTGGCACAATGCCGCAGCCCTCGACCTGATCGTGGAGCATCATTGCACCCAGCATCCGGACGACCGGCTGGTCGGCGTGACACAGCGCATGGTGGGCGGCTTCCGGCCGTTCCGCATCGCCCGTTTCTCGCAGATGCTCGAGGTCGGCGACCGCGAGCATCGGACCTACGTCTACGAGGCCATCCTGCGCCGCGCCCAGGCCGCGCTGCAGCTGCGCGGATATTATTCGGGCCCGGAGGACGGGACCTATTCGCCCGAATTGCGGGAGGGCTTTCGCAAGTTCCAGCGTGAAGTCGGGCTCGACGAGACCGGCGTGCCGGACCCGGCGACGCTGTGGAAGCTGCTCAACCCATGA
- a CDS encoding SDR family oxidoreductase — translation MTATPDSPPAVLITGGARGIGAASARELARGGSRVMIADILDEEGHDLAAGIGDNAAYCHLDVSSERDWGAAIMRCEESFGRLDGLFNNAGILAHGSVLECTPDEFRRVIEVNLTGIFLGIRAVAPALRRAGGGTIVNTSSTAGMQGYARLGAYVASKWAIRGLTKSAALDLAGDRIRVVSLHPGPIRTPMTQAMPDEVAASQPIPRFGEPEEVARMVRFLFTEASYSTGCEFVIDGGALAGAVLRLEREPNGSDDFLPEGK, via the coding sequence ATGACAGCCACGCCGGACTCGCCGCCTGCGGTCCTCATCACCGGCGGAGCCCGCGGGATCGGCGCGGCCAGCGCGCGCGAACTTGCACGGGGCGGAAGCCGGGTCATGATCGCGGATATCCTCGACGAGGAAGGCCACGACCTGGCCGCGGGGATCGGCGACAATGCAGCCTATTGCCATCTCGACGTGTCGAGCGAGCGCGACTGGGGCGCGGCGATCATGCGCTGCGAAGAGAGCTTCGGCCGGCTCGACGGCCTGTTCAACAATGCGGGAATACTCGCCCACGGATCGGTCCTCGAATGCACACCGGACGAATTCCGGCGCGTGATCGAGGTCAACCTCACCGGCATCTTCCTCGGCATCCGCGCGGTCGCCCCCGCGCTGCGCCGCGCCGGAGGGGGGACCATCGTGAACACGTCCTCGACCGCCGGGATGCAGGGCTATGCAAGGCTGGGCGCCTATGTCGCCAGCAAGTGGGCGATCCGCGGGCTCACGAAATCGGCGGCGCTCGACCTTGCGGGCGACAGGATCCGCGTCGTCTCGCTTCACCCGGGCCCGATCCGCACGCCGATGACGCAGGCCATGCCGGACGAGGTTGCGGCGAGCCAGCCGATCCCCCGCTTCGGCGAGCCGGAGGAAGTCGCGCGCATGGTGCGCTTCCTGTTTACCGAAGCATCCTATTCGACGGGGTGCGAATTCGTGATCGACGGGGGCGCGCTGGCAGGGGCGGTCCTTCGGCTGGAGCGCGAGCCGAACGGCAGCGACGATTTTCTTCCGGAAGGGAAATAG